Proteins found in one Mucilaginibacter gracilis genomic segment:
- a CDS encoding ABC-F family ATP-binding cassette domain-containing protein, protein MIAINNLTFEIGARALYDEANWHIKPGEKIGLIGANGTGKTTLLKIIVGDYKPTSGTISKAKDLAMGYLNQDLLSYASDKSILHVAMEAFERQNQLHTEIETLLQKLETDYSEDLLHKLSDKQVEFETLDGYNIEYKAHEILAGLGFTEADTHRKLATFSGGWRMRVMLAKILLQAPDILLLDEPTNHLDLPSIQWLEDYLRSFEGAVVIVSHDRWFLDKVINRTVESRKGKLTVYAGNYSFYLEEKALRGEIQKGEFKNQQAKIKQEEKLIERFRAKASKAKMAQSRIKMLDKLERVEDVDDDNPEVNFSFRFSKQSGRHVITLENITKKYPAIDILDDAEAVIEKGDKIALIGANGKGKSTLLRIVADADRNFEGKMTTGHNVTETFFAQHQLESLHLENEILQELQAFAPKMTDTELRSILGSFLFTGDDVFKKIKVLSGGEKSRVALAKALTADANFLILDEPTNHLDIASVNILIQALLQFEGTFIVVSHDRYFLDNVANKIWFIEDQKIKIYPGTYAEYDAWQAKRKLEPKAATPAPQPKKEEKKPEPVKQQQPTEDKSKQLKKLNQDLTKMEEKVAELEAAVKQLETKLAESGVYNDAAKSKEVNASYQQKKAELKKVQDEWETLAGQILELEA, encoded by the coding sequence ATGATTGCGATTAATAACCTTACGTTCGAGATTGGTGCAAGGGCCCTTTACGATGAAGCCAACTGGCATATTAAACCCGGTGAGAAAATTGGCCTGATTGGCGCCAACGGAACCGGAAAAACCACTTTATTGAAAATTATTGTAGGCGACTATAAACCTACATCGGGCACCATATCAAAAGCTAAGGACCTGGCTATGGGTTACCTTAACCAGGATCTGCTGTCGTACGCATCAGATAAAAGCATACTGCACGTGGCAATGGAGGCCTTTGAACGCCAAAATCAATTGCATACCGAAATTGAAACTTTGCTGCAAAAACTGGAAACCGATTACTCGGAAGATTTATTGCATAAACTAAGCGACAAACAAGTAGAGTTTGAAACCTTAGATGGTTACAATATTGAATATAAGGCCCACGAAATTTTAGCCGGTTTAGGTTTTACCGAAGCTGATACCCACCGCAAGTTAGCTACCTTTTCGGGAGGCTGGCGTATGCGGGTAATGCTGGCTAAAATACTTTTACAGGCTCCGGATATTTTATTGCTGGATGAGCCTACCAATCACCTTGATTTACCATCGATACAATGGCTGGAAGATTATTTGAGATCGTTTGAAGGTGCGGTAGTTATTGTATCGCACGATAGGTGGTTTTTAGACAAGGTTATTAACCGCACAGTTGAGTCGCGCAAGGGTAAGCTTACCGTTTATGCGGGTAATTACTCCTTCTACCTGGAAGAAAAAGCTTTGCGTGGCGAGATACAAAAAGGCGAGTTTAAAAACCAGCAAGCTAAAATTAAGCAGGAAGAGAAGCTAATTGAGCGTTTCCGTGCTAAGGCATCCAAAGCAAAAATGGCGCAGTCGCGTATTAAAATGTTGGATAAACTGGAGCGTGTTGAAGATGTTGATGATGATAACCCCGAGGTTAACTTTAGTTTCCGTTTCTCCAAGCAATCTGGCAGGCACGTGATAACTTTAGAGAATATCACCAAAAAATACCCTGCCATAGATATTTTAGATGATGCCGAAGCTGTAATTGAAAAAGGTGATAAAATTGCTTTAATTGGTGCAAACGGTAAGGGTAAATCAACCTTGTTGCGTATTGTGGCCGATGCCGATAGGAATTTTGAAGGTAAAATGACTACCGGCCATAACGTTACCGAAACTTTTTTCGCGCAGCATCAGTTAGAATCGTTACACCTGGAGAACGAGATATTGCAGGAGTTGCAGGCATTTGCACCAAAAATGACGGATACCGAACTGCGCTCTATCCTGGGTTCGTTCCTGTTTACTGGCGATGATGTGTTTAAAAAGATAAAAGTACTATCGGGTGGCGAAAAATCGCGCGTGGCTTTGGCCAAGGCGCTTACCGCCGACGCCAACTTTTTAATACTGGATGAGCCCACCAACCACTTGGATATTGCATCGGTAAATATATTGATACAGGCTTTGTTACAATTTGAGGGTACTTTTATTGTGGTTAGCCACGATAGGTATTTTTTAGATAATGTTGCCAATAAGATATGGTTTATTGAAGATCAAAAGATCAAAATTTACCCCGGTACCTATGCCGAGTACGACGCCTGGCAGGCAAAACGTAAACTGGAGCCAAAGGCTGCTACGCCTGCGCCTCAGCCTAAAAAGGAAGAGAAAAAGCCCGAACCTGTTAAACAGCAACAGCCAACCGAAGATAAATCAAAACAGTTAAAAAAGCTGAACCAGGATTTAACCAAAATGGAAGAAAAGGTTGCCGAACT